The following are from one region of the Silene latifolia isolate original U9 population chromosome 9, ASM4854445v1, whole genome shotgun sequence genome:
- the LOC141601677 gene encoding uncharacterized protein LOC141601677, with the protein MKGVMRFGNRGKLSYKYERSYEILDRVGEVAYRLSRPQALTRVHNVFHVSQLGKYVSDPSHVLEIENIELDEQLTYEEVSKEILDTKVHKIRKGEVALVKVMWSKHEVEEATRETEASMHERHPHLFH; encoded by the coding sequence ATGAAGGgtgtcatgagatttgggaatcGTGGAAAGCTAAGCTATAAATATGAGAGGTCATATGAGATTCTAGATAGAGTTGGAGAAGTAGCGTACCGTCTTTCGCGACCACAAGCTTTAACAAGAGTCCATAATGTGTTTCACGTGTCACAGCTGGgcaagtatgttagtgatccatcacatgtgctgGAAATTGAAAACATTGAGCTGGATGAGCAATTGACTTATGAAGAAGTCTCTAAGGAGATACTAGACACTAAAGTTCACAAAATCAGAAAGGGTGAAGTGGCTTTGGTGAAGGTGATGTGGTCTAAGCATGAAGTGGAGGAAGCTACTAGGGAGACAGAAGCCTCAATGCACGAGAGACACCCTCATCTTTTTCATTAG